The genomic window ccatgacacaggggttggaactggatgatcttgaaggtcaaacccacaccattctatggctctatgattcacAAGCTGTAAGAATGTGTAAGATGAAGGATTTCCCACATTAGCAGTGGTCATATAATGCACTTGGGCACAGGCCAAAAATGCCTATAGCGAGCTTCAAAGAATGAGGAATGGAACTGATATTGAACTGATTTATTGTTGTTTGTCACAAACATACTGAGAACAATGAAGGCTCCTGGCAGTTTGAAATAGAGGCTCAAGAGATAAAGAAGCAGTTCTCTAAATCCACCTGTATTTTTGTCCTGTGGCCCTGCAGTGTCATCATGTGGTAAGATGGGAAATGGTGTTGAGCACTTCAGAAACCTGCCTGCTCATTTCACAGCTATTCAAATTTCCACTCCTGCAAGAACAGGAGGAAAGAGAGCGAAAATCCAGCACTGCGCATCCCAAATGACAGTCCCAGTTTGAAATACACACATGAAGCCAGCTTTGACAACAGTCAGCTtaaggcaatgaagctgctgaagggtctggagaatctTATGAGAAATGGCTggggaaactggggttgttcagcctagagaagaggtggcggaggggagacctcattgctctctacaactccctgaaaagagagtGGAGTGAGGTGTGGGTGGGGggtgtctcttctccttagtaccaggtgatagaacaagaattggcctcaagttgctccaggggaggtttagattggacatcaggaaaaaaatttgtgcaagagtggtcaggcactggaacaggctgctcaaggaggggtgttccagaaacatgtggacatggctctttgggacatggtttaatggccatggtggtgttgggttgatggtttaactcgatgatcttagagggctttttcaactgaaacaatcctgtgattctatgaatgatgAGAGGCATTTGTGAGGATGGCCCCTGAAATTCTTGATCCTTCAGGACAACTTCAGTACTTCAGAGTTCTGCTCAAAGTTGTCCACTCATAGCTTCTGCCTGATGCCTTCATGCCAGAGTTTCTTAGGGAACAAATCTGGTGACTACATTATCTTTGAGATCACCCCAGCACTTCTCTCCAAGGTGGGCAGCACCGGCTGCCTCTGTGAGGTGCCAAGCCCTCTTTTCCTCACACACAACACTGAAATggtcctttcccctttttttcatCACCAAGAGAGGAGAATATGTTGGGTTTCCTCATCTTTGAAAGGAGGAGGCACAGAGATGTTTTAAATAAGATAGGATACTTGCTAAGAGTAGCTTTTGGAAGAGGACTCCTCTATTTGACGAAGGACTTGTAGCCTCCTGTCTGTTTAACCACAGTAAGATTGGTTTCATTTGCAGTGGAGAATTAGAAGTTTGGTGTATAAATGTCCTGAACATCCTGCAGCTTGCAGAAATTACTTGGATACTGACTTGCTCTTCTATTCAGTGAGAAACAGGCTCTTTGGTGGCAAACAGAAAACCAGTACAAAtgcaaagggagaagagaatttAATGAAAACACATTTACACTATTATACATATGTACACTTCTAAACTGTAACTGCCTAGTAGAGCACTTTCTGGGTTTGCAAGATGAAATTGGTACAttaaaatagtttaaaaaatgACTTTCTATTAAACCCCAAATGTGTTTTGCAGTCTTGAGATTTTGCATTGATTACTTTTCACACCAGTATGGAGACCTTCTGTAAAAGCCAACCCAGTGAAAAACTCCCATACACATTTTTTTGCCATTTTGTAAATAAAACAAGAGTGGAAGGCATCTTGGACCTGACTTCTCCCATGCCTCTCTCCTGGCTGAGTTGAACCAGGACTAATTCTGGTCAATGATgtgacttcccagctcagtctctgctcactgaggcacttTGTGCAGCTCAGGGGAGTTTGCACAGCCAGTGGCTGCTTCTGGCAGTGAAAGTGCTGATGGTTGGTTAGCACCAAGGATTGGGGTGCAGaacaaggtcactgctaaatcttgtgtgtGGTGTTGGGGGTGCAGTGAGTCAGAGGTGGCACCGATGAGGAGGAGAGGACAGCTCAGgggaccctaaactgaccaacaaggaTGTCACATTtggtataaagctgagggatcaccaaggtcaagcctcttctttcATGGCTGGTGtccaaggaggactctgtccattctgcctCTGATCCCAATCCatgagttcctgaatccagcttCTGAATCCaattcccatctgctgctgagtccagtttGGGACTTTGGCCACAGCATCAGGGGTGATGGTGACCAACTGCCATCAGATGTTGCTTTGTATCTATTCCATTTTGTTATGATTATTTTAACTAAAgcagttttaattttctttcccaacccatcagTCTCtttcccttattccctttctcttccctttgggaaggcagaggggtttgTAGAAGGCGTCTGCCACTCATTTATTGACCATctcagccctaacccttgagaGTCTCCCATCCATAATTTTAGTAAAACATACAATGTCATTTTTAAGCTGCCCCTTTGTCTTTTGTATTCATAAATAAGGGGCATAAAAAAAGGTGTAAGGAATGGAAAACACCATGTTTTTCAAGAAACCAttcatttaaaagaagaaaaaataattaattagaAGATGGGCAATTTGGAGCACCCAGACTGCTCAGTGGGAAGTActagtgtctcagtgccatgAAACTGTAGCCACCTTCTTAAAACTTTGAGGAATTTTCCATTGAAATCATGTTAGAAGATCttagcttttgttttccctctttaGACAAAACTGGCATGATGGAGTAACAGGCTGGAGTCTTGAGGAAAAGtgaggggctgggtgggaaTGGGTGGAGAGAGTGATGCAGCTTTATCCctgttttttcttcctctacaactacctcttcacccaggtaacaagtgataggatgagaggaaatggcctcaagttgtactggggggtgttcaggttggatattaggaaaaatttcctcaCCAAAAGGGTCATCTGGctttggaggaggctgcccagggaagtggtggagtcaccatccctagaggtttttaaaaattgtttggatgaggagctttAGGGACATGGTCTGAGAGTTGTGTACAGGGACATGGTAGATTatagttggactccatgatcttaaggtctcttccaaccaggcgATTCTGTGCTCTGTGATTCACTGGAATCAAACATCCGTTCCCAAATGTAAATTATCCTGGATGCAAAAGTTTCCTTGAGTTCCTATGTGAGAGTACACAGCCTTTGACTTACTGTTGATGGTCTTGTTGTGGTTGCTCAGGAATATGATGAATAACTTCATAAATTGTAGTAAAAACATCCTGGCTTGGGCCAAAGTCAGAGCCAGAAGCAGACTGACTTGAAACCTAAAAGATGCAAAGAGTATTTCTATTGTAAGTACAATTGGGAAAGGATTCAACAGAAATGAAGCTGAGAATGTAACCTCTCCTTTTGGGGACTCTTTCTCTCAGTGATTTGTGTGTGGGTTTAAcaggttgtcttctggacagaCTAGAGATCTCGGCAAAGGAGTACCTAACGAGTTTCAACAAGAGTAAGTGTAGggccctgcacctggggaggaacaacaccATGCACGAGTACAgatgagtggctggaaaagGATCTTGGAGTCCTGCTTATGTCctgcagcaatgtgcccttgtggccaacaaggccaatgATATCATGGGGTGTATTtagaacagtgtgaccagcaaggGAGGTTGTCCTCTCTTCTACCCTGCCTTAGTGAGACCACACGTGGAGtatcatgtccagttctgggctccagttcaagagggacagggataaactaggagtccaatggaggctatgagggtgatgaagggacttggTACTTGGTAGATATAGTAGAATTTTTTCTGCTAGGAGAATTCCTGTGCTTAAGTCCTCCTTTGCAACACATGAAGATATAATAATTCTTTACAATGATGAATTTAGGTTTCCCTCTGAGGCTTGTCTGTGCTGCCAAAGTTGTGTTGCATGAGCAGCAATATTAGGGCCAAGGGCCACAATAAATAATTTGCTTGTGTGACACAAGTAGTTCAGTGCTACTCATCTACCCAACACTACCACTATTCTTTGAATATGGAGTGCTGAACTAAGATTGGTGTCTTCAGAGCTTGATTAGGTCTTTACTGCTCCATATTGACACAAGTCCTGGTGAACAACAGCCATGAGTATGGTGTCATAGAGGCAGCTGTAAACAGCAACAGGAGCAAACTGACAGAAGGGTCTCAGTACAGATATTTAGGGTACCTCAAGAAATAGAGGAGATACCATCAATTGATGATGTGAAATCACATACCCTGGGACCACCAGCAAGATCAGGAATAGCGACAAATTCATATATCCCAAAATCATCCAGAGCACTTTCGTGTCCTACAGGGAGAAGGGACAAACATGAGAAAGGTATTGAGGTGCAATTACAAGCTGAATAATAATGACTGACAAAGTAGTTTGGCCCAGTTTTTAAGACAACTGAATATTGCTTGGTTGATCAGCTTTGAACCACTTTCCTGCCAAACTCCCAAGCTGGTGTTGTGCAAGGCAGGAAAAGTTTCTCAGTGCTTGGCTACTTCCAACACCTTCCACCAAGTTCAAAATTTCTTGCTAACCCAGTGACAGTTTTGGTAGAGCCATGGAGACCCTCTTTGCTGGTTGAGACATAGGAAATGGAAGCCCAGCATATGCCCAGCACAACTGCATTGTAGTGAGGCAGCATCACCTGAAGCTTTTTTATACTGCTGAGAATAAAGAAAGGGAACACAACACTAAGAAGTGCCAGTTATAATAAACCAGTTGGCAGATTGTGTCAAGAACTTGAGATGCAACTTGTAGTTTAGAgtgggagtctccttctctaccCTCCCACTGTCCAGGACTCTTGCTTGTCCTTTGGGCATTACTCCACAGCAAAGGCTACAGCACAAGAGACAGTGCTGAGATGCTCTGCTCCAATACCACTTGCTGGGGTGAAGGACCCTCTGAGCTGAAGTGATTTTCCTACATTATTCATCTTGATATAATTCTCTGTTCTCTCACATGTAGCAGCTCATGGCTTGCTCTGATGCTCTGCTAGAAAGGGATGGGAATAAAACTGCTGTCTTTTCAAAGGATGGCCACTCTTCTCACCAAGATGATGTGGGAAGAATTGTAGAGGGAAAAGGAGCAGTGACAAAAGCACACTGGGTACTGATGGCACAGAGAAAGGTGGTACAGAATGTGGTGGAGGTTAAAATGTCTGTAATGTCCTATTAACATCTCACACTTTTGTTACTGATTGGTGCTATCAACATACAGAAGTGTGATCCTGCCACGGTGTGTCACCTCTCACTGCTATCCTGTAGTAACACTGATTCATTTCATAGAGGTGAGAAGAGCAGAATGCAGGTGATGCTACCTGGAATTAGCAGCCAGAATCCAAGCCAAGAAGGTGCACACTCCAACCATGAGCTAAACCCCTGCTGAGCTGTTGTCAGTTTGGCTTTATCTTAAGTAAGCTAATGTAGAGGTAGGTCTGTGACCCAAGTGAACAAcactcttccctccctttccttctttctttttgcagTTTTGGTTTGTCTTTGGACACAGATTTGGACCTGATGAGATCATCTCTTCTGATACCACTTGCTGGAGTAAAGGACCCTCTGTGCTGAAGTATTGCTTACCTTCTTCAGCTTCTGAATTGCTTTCATTAGCATTACCTGAAAATGTTTGTGCCTTCCTGTAATCAGCCTCTGGCCTAGGAAATAGAAACATGTTTGTCACTTTGATGTTGTAagccaagaaaagaaaattaatgatAAAATGTGGTTCTCTTCATGGGAAGGGCTTCAAGACTtagagtgatttatttttatacctgctctgcagcttctgttgtatcactgaaaagaattgaaaaaaaaaaaaaaaaagacaaatcatTCTTTCTGCTCTGATGGTCAAAAAGAAGAGCTGGGGTGTGCTTAACTTTTACCTACCTTTATGTGGCCGATACCTTTTCCATATGAATAAAAATGCCATAGCTAGGATCAGAAATAATGAAATTCCTGTTATTACAGCAAGAGATGACAAAGATTTTCCCTTCTGGGCCAGCTTTTCCAGTCCTGTGACAAAGAAGATGAGTATTGTAAGTTAACCTCTTGATCTCTATTCTGTGCTGACACTAAACAATAAATCTTTGGAAATTCACCTGAAGCAGAGAGATACAAAAGAGATACAAAATTTTGGTTCTTGGGAATTGCTAATATTTGATTACTTTATTTTCCCCCCATAActggtaatttatttactccccaccccccagcaaaaTCTCCTGAACTAGAAGACCAATGCTTTTTGTATTAGAAATTAGTCCAGAATAAATTGGTAGTATCTAGAGCTAATTGAAGGtcaaggagtggaacatctcccttgtgaggaaaggctgagggagatgggtaTCTTTAACTTGGAACAGAGGAGCATGAAGGGTGACcccattcatgtttataaagatgtgaagggcaggaaccaggctctgctcagggatgtccagtgataggacaaggggcaatgggtacaggctggagcagaggaggtgccatgggaacagaagggcaAACGTTTTCACTGTGCGGGTGACAcagccctagagcaggctgcccagagaggttgtggagtatcctctgggcagcctgttccagtgtctcaccaccctcactggaaagaatttcttcctagtgtccagtctcaatctcccctcttgcagcttaaagccattgcccttcatcctatcactaccatcccttgtaaaaagtccctcctcagctctcctgtagcccctttcaggtactggatggctcctccaaggtctccctggagccttctcttctccaggctgaacagtccaaagcctgccctcacaggggaggtcctccagccccccagtcatcttcatggccttctcTGACACTCTCCAACATTTTGATGTCCTTTTGTGTAGGGTCcccagaactagatgcagtacTACAAATATTCAAATACTGAGCCcaacctaactctaccaagcttGGTGCTAAATCacgttcctcagcaccacacttcTGTGTCTTTTCTTAATGACAGTCTTGTCTCACTGCAAATAAAACCTGGATTCCACCACATGTCCAAAATGCCCTTTAACACGTTATTAGCAGGACTTCACTTCTGATACATATTTTCTTTGTAAGAATTATTTCTTCTCCTGGAGCTGACACCCTGCTCACTCAATACAGGAATGACTTCGTGTCCTTACCTACAGAGGTAACGACCACTGTGAAGTGAGTTTCATCTCGCTTTCCTGTCACATTGTTGAAAGCACGACAAATGTAATCGATTGTCTTCTGGGCCACTTCATCACACACAACTTCCAGGTGGGGCCCATATTTGACGACATGAGTGGTGTTGTCAGCCCTTTGAATCCAGGAGTAAGTGTTTGGTGGGTTTGAATCCGCTGAGCAGTCAAACAGTATAACTTCCCCCATGTCCACTGTAAAGACTGCCCCTATGTTCACACCTTTATCTGACTTAACTCTAAGTCCATAAGGTCCATctgcaaacaaaaccagcaaaaacagcagaaaaaatatCAAAGGATATATTAATATAACTTGAAAGAGAAGCATATCCCTAGACTCAGATTTTTGAAGGTTGACTAGCCATTAGAATGCTGGCATTGGGTCAGTAATTTCAATTACAAGGCTTTCAGTTGAATGGTTTGCAAAGTTTGTGGAGGTTTATCTGGGTTTATCTCAGACTGTCCCCCACCCAATGCTGATCTAATCGCTGTTTAGGGAAAAAGCACGGCCCTGTGCATTGTCCAgtatgagaaaaagaaagaaaactggaaGCAACTGGAAAAAGCCATGAAGGAGTAGGTGGTGGAAtattgcaacaggttgcccagggaggtggccccatccttggagatattcaaggtcaggcttgatgagtctctgagcaacctgatcgagttggggatgtccctgcgtACTGCAGACCtttagaggccccttccaacccaatgcattctatgattctatgatcccactTAGACTTTTAAACTCAACTCCATCACCACAGTACAATagtttctgctgcagcctccatgACAGTATCTTGACAGTCTTGAAATAATTGGTTTCTGTGTCACACCACTGCAACAGCCacattctggggtgcattatcACAGGGAATGGACAAGCAGGGTAATATTaataagaaatgaagaaaaaaccACATTTGATTGTCAGCAAAAAACCTCCATCATGATAATCTTCATGGATCCCTCCACTCTACTTCTTCTTTCCAGTATTGTTCTCATACAGGAGCCTGCCTCTCGTCTCAGTGAAGCCAGTTAACTAAATGACTTGTAAAGTAATAAATCACCTGTTCTGAGCAACAATTTACTGCTCTGTGGGAATATTTCCAATTGCTCCTATCTCCAGGAGGCTGTAACAGTTTCCAAGCAGATGGCAGGTATTTGCTCTGAGTAACCTTTTCTTTATCACCTCTAGCAACTCCCTTGCAGCACTGACATATGGCACACAGAAATCCTGGGACCTGCTCTGGATTGTTATTGGCAAGTGGGAGCCAGGAGACAAACTatccctgcaggcagagggcgGACCAAATGATGTGACTTTGGACAGctcagggaatcatagaatcatagaatattttaaagtcatctagtccagcctctgcagtgagcagggacatgtttaactggatcaggttgcttaataccccatccaatctgaccttgaatgtctctagagatGGGGTATCCACAATCtttctaggcaacctgttctagtgtttcaTCACCAGTTATATAATGGTAGGGCCTGATGAgcttaaagttcttttccatttggaacaactctatgattctgtactcAGAgatggaaggaggaggaaaataagACGTAGGTTCTGAATGTGCTGGTAGTGCAATCATACGAGGTCTAGGACATGGGCTGGCTACCAACTGCTAGATTACAGAGCCCAGGAAAGCAAGAGCAAGTACCAGCCCTTGGCTGGACAGGAATCCAGTTCCAGTCCTTGCACTGGTTATGCCTGAACAGGACTGGTGGCAAAGGAGATCCTAACCTGTCTGAAAAGGACACTTCTACCCCCAGGAATAAGAGGATCAGACCCTGCCAAGGTCATGTATGTAACATGTGCTGCTTGCAGATCttggaggcactgggagctgatGTTGCAGGAAGGATAAGGAACAAAATGCAAATGTTCTTTCTAAGATTTAAGGTAGAATTGTCAAATGTTGACTAAACCAATCTTTTGTTTCCTCCAGCTTGTTTCATTCATGAACACAATCTATGCTCCCAGTTAGTTTCCCTCCACTATCATTTCCAGTCAATGTGGCTTGCTTGGGTccgctgccagctgctgctggtctttGTGCAACTCTTCTTGCTCCCTCACATTTCCCACTTGATGTGGAAAGCAAAGACTCCTTTCACTTCTGACTTACCTAAACCAGACTGGGGGGTCTTCTCCTCTAttttaaacaatattttaatGTATACCcatctgattattttttctctttgagtcatacaaaatcatagaatgcactgggttggaagggagctctataggtcatctagtccaacctaccTGCAGGaatcagggacatccccaactagattaggttgctcagagccccatcaagcctaactttgaatgtcttcagggatatGTGGTCTCCTACCTCaacgggcaacctgttccagtgttccaccaccctcatagtaaagaaattcttcctaatgtccaatctaaatctaccctgctctaattaaaagccattgccccttggcctggtgTTGCTCACTCTTGTAAACAGTGCCTCCCTAACCTTCTTAAAGGCCCCATTCAGCTACTgtaaggccactataaggtatccctggagccttctcttctccaggctgaattattctctcagcctgtctttgtaggagaggtgttccagccctgtgGTTATTTCtggggccctcctctggaccctctctatcaggttcatgtccttcctgtgttgagggccctccacacagcactccaggtgaggccttaccagagcagaggggcaaattcacctctctccatttgctggccacactgcttttggtgcagcccaggaggaagATGCCTGTAGTGTGGAAATTGTGACGTTCCTATTTGAATTCTGCAGTTCAGACTCATCTTCCTAACTACGTAACTCTGAGTAATTTTTTATTACACTGCTGTAAGTTACAGCTGTTAGAAACCAGCTCATTTTGAACCAAGCTCTTATCTAGTGTTAACTCAACAGTTCTGTCTCCTGTCATTGTTAGAGGGACTTCTTCCAGACAGACCCTTTAAACAAAGCTAATTATGAATATTTCATATACTCACAATATATGGTTGGTGCAATTATCTCACTTTCCATTGCACTGACAGGGTTAGATACAAGACAGCTGTAGTTCCCAATGTCTTCTTTTACCACAGGAACAATCAGAACTGTTGCATTGTTTGATGAAAAAGTATAATTAGGACCGGCATGGAGAGGCTTCCCATTTTTCATCCACTGGTAAACTACTCTCGTTCCTTTCTCCACAGTACATTTCAGTGTAATATTGCCTACAAACTCCACCACCCCTGAAGATGGTTCTGTATGTACAGCTGGCTTTGTGACaggaactgaaaaataaagacaTACAAAGAGTTATTAGAGTGATGAACTGATGTATTACAgtcttcatagaatggttttggttggaaaagccctttaagattatcaagtccaaccattctctaactctgtcaagtctggtgctaaatcatATGCCTCAGCACCATATTTCTGTGACAGATATGTTCATTGCCACATGATTCAAATAGCAGCCATCAACCTCTCTGGAAAGTACTCAGATTTCAAACTTAATTTATTAAATATGGATAAAGgttgaaaaaaaggaaagccctGTGGCCAGGGAAAACATAGAATCTTAAAATGGtatgggctgaaagggaccttcaagatcatctgcttccaacCCTCTACcataggcaaggacacctcctactagaccagcttgctcaaggccccagcctgcctttgaaCATGACCAGACttgaagcctccacaacctctctgagcaacctgttccagtgtctcaccaccctcatggggaataaTTGCTTCCAAATGTCTCATCTCACTTCagtttcttccagtttgaaaagAAAGTGAAGCCAGACAGCACTTCAAAACTCTTgccattttattttcaaaatgaaGATCCTCCATTTTACCAACTCACCATCAACAGCAACTTGAATCTTTTGACTGGCAGTTGTCGTTCCATTTCCACGGACATTGACTTTGACAATGTAATTGCCCTCATCGCTGGTATGCAATGGGTTGATTGTCAAAGATGCACTTGGAGGTATGAGGGTAAATTTGTGCTGATATTCCAAGTCTGGAACTACTGTTTGATTCACAGAGCCAAGCAGGTATTTTGGATTACTTTGAGGCCTCTCAAAAAGCCAAATTATCTGGATTTCTGACGCTGTAGTGTTGAAATTGTAGTCAACGGTAAGATGCAGTGGCTGTCCCTCAATACCATGGATGGTATGAGATGGCACTGTCAGCTTTAAGGCAGAACAAATACCTGCAGaaaaaatggaagaagaaaaaaactgtCAAAACCAAGCCATAAATGGAAACACTATGAAAATCAAATTGTGAGAAATtctcacaaagaaaaaaacctctgaGCTAGAGCTGACACTTGTTCTGTAAGATCGCTGGAGGTATTTTAAAGGTGTGTAGATGTGGTAtttagagacatggtttagtggtggacttggcagtgtcagATTACAGGTGGAAATGATGAtctttggggctgttcagcctggagaagagaaggctccgaggtgacctaattgtagccttccagtatctgaagggggcctccaagaaggctggggagggacttctcaggatatcaggtagtgataggactagggggaatggaatgaagctggaggtggggagattc from Dryobates pubescens isolate bDryPub1 chromosome 4, bDryPub1.pri, whole genome shotgun sequence includes these protein-coding regions:
- the HEPACAM2 gene encoding HEPACAM family member 2 — protein: MLSWSPLAKFFWDLQCKIYFLLVGICSALKLTVPSHTIHGIEGQPLHLTVDYNFNTTASEIQIIWLFERPQSNPKYLLGSVNQTVVPDLEYQHKFTLIPPSASLTINPLHTSDEGNYIVKVNVRGNGTTTASQKIQVAVDVPVTKPAVHTEPSSGVVEFVGNITLKCTVEKGTRVVYQWMKNGKPLHAGPNYTFSSNNATVLIVPVVKEDIGNYSCLVSNPVSAMESEIIAPTIYYGPYGLRVKSDKGVNIGAVFTVDMGEVILFDCSADSNPPNTYSWIQRADNTTHVVKYGPHLEVVCDEVAQKTIDYICRAFNNVTGKRDETHFTVVVTSVGLEKLAQKGKSLSSLAVITGISLFLILAMAFLFIWKRYRPHKVIQQKLQSRPEADYRKAQTFSGHESALDDFGIYEFVAIPDLAGGPRVSSQSASGSDFGPSQDVFTTIYEVIHHIPEQPQQDHQQ